Genomic DNA from Bacterioplanes sanyensis:
CGTTAACGGCGGCTTGGCGCAGTACCTTGGCAGCATTCGGTATCGGGCATTGGCCAGCCCCGAATTCAAACAACAGTATCGGGCGCAACTAGCGGGCGCTGAGTTAGACCAAATCCCCTGCTTGATTTACAGCGCCGACGACCGTCTACAACACCGCTTTTTACAAGCCCAAGGTGTTGGCGACCCAAAGTACAACCACTTGTGTCCATCGTCTTATGGTTTCGTTAATTTGGCGCTGGCAGGGCTGGGGTACGGCATGATGCCCGAGCTGCAGGTACAGCCGCAATTACGCAGCGGCGCGCTGGTGGATTTGGTCGCGGGCTATGAAATGGACGTACCTATGTACTGGCACTATTGGCAAACCGAAAGCCCGGCACTGGCAGAGCTGCGCCAAGCGGTCGTGCAGGTTGCGCAACAGCATTTACGTTTGGGCTGATATGGGCGTGCACTGTTTGATTGCACAATCACCATGCTTGTGTGCTGACGGTGCAAAAACAGCGGATCGAAAAATATCTTTAATACTTGTGCAGTGATTAACCAGCATAAAATTAAAGGCACCTCTGAATAATTCCGTGATCACTCTGGACCTCTAAAGGACTCTAGATAATGCCGCTCTAGCCAGTTACAGCAGAATCGGTGGCACAGCGCTGGAGCTGTTTGGCGATGCCCATAGGGCGTGGGCAGCAGCCATTCATAACGCCATTGGTGATGTCGAAAAGGGTTGGCTATTTGCTGCCATCAGCGCCTTGTTCTAAAAGCCTGCTGCACTCGTGCAGAGCGGTGCAGAATTATTCAGAGCTGCCCTAAGGTTTTCTATGGAATTTTCAGGTTGGTATATGGGTTGCACTCAACCTTGTATACATGACAACCCACGAAGGAAAGTCCCATGAAAAACATTGCCCTACCTCGCGCGATAAAATTCATTGCACTGACGGCTCTTGCTTCCGGTATTCAGCTGGCCAACGCTGAAGACACCATCAAGGTGGGGGTGTTGCACTCCTTATCAGGCACCATGGCCATTTCAGAAACAACACTGAAAGACACGGTGTTAATGCTGGTGGAGGAGCAAAATAAAAAGGGTGGTTTGCTAGGTAAGAAACTGGAGCCTGTGGTAGTGGACCCAGCATCCAACTGGCCGCTGTTCGCGGAAAAAACTCGCGAGCTGCTAGAAAAGGAACAGGTCGATGTGATTTTCGGCTGTTGGACATCGGTATCACGCAAATCGGTATTGCCGGTGATCGAAGAGCTGAATGGACTGATGTTCTACCCAGTGCAATACGAGGGTGAAGAGTCGTCACGCAATGTGTTTTATACCGGAGCTGCGCCCAACCAGCAGGCCATTCCGGCGGTGGACTACCTGATGAACGAAGTGGGTGTGAAGCGCTGGGTTCTGGCCGGAACCGACTACGTCTATCCACGCACCACCAATAAAATCCTCGAAAGCTACTTGCAGTCCAAAGGTGTAAAAAGTGAAGACATCCTAGTCAATTACACACCCTTTGGTCACAGCGATTGGCAAACCATTGTTTCCGATATTAAGGGCTTTGGCAGTGCGGGCAAAAAGACCGCCGTTGTATCGACGGTGAATGGTGACGCCAATGTGCCGTTCTATAAAGAGTTGGCCAACCAAGGCATCAGCGCAGAAGACATTCCCGTAGTCGCCTTCTCTGTTGGCGAAGAAGAGTTATCCGGATTCGATACCTCGCCCCTGGTAGGCCACTTAGCGGCGTGGAATTATTTTCAAAGCGCAGACGTGGAGGTGAACTACGACTTTATCGATAAATGGCACGCCTATATCGGTGATGAAGATCGTGTCACCAATGACCCGATGGAAGCAACTTATATCGGTTTTTCCATGTGGTCGAAAGCGGTGGAAAAAGCAGGCTCTGCCGATGTCGATAAGGTACGCCAGGCCATGTATGGCATGACCGTTCCCAACCTGACCGGCGGTATGGCAAAAATGAATGAAAACCATCATTTATCTAAGCCAGTGCTGATTGGTGAAATTCAAGAAGACGGTCAGTTTGATATCGTCTGGCAAACCGATGGTGTGGTCAAAGGCGATGCCTGGACCGATTTCTTGCCAGAATCGAAAAACCTGATTGCCGATTGGACGGCACCGATCAATTGCGGCAACTACAACGTGGTTAGCAAAAGTTGTGGCAGCGCAGTCGCAGCTGAGTAGTGCTCTTTGCCGCACTCAGGTGCGGCACTTCTTTCGTCGGTATGGATAACGGTTATGCGTGGTGTTCTAGGATTTTTACTGTGCGCGCTTTTTTTTAGCCCAGCGTTAATGACATCAGAGTCGATAGCATCAGAGCCACCTGCAGCTGCAGCTGCAGATGACGATGTGGCACTGCAAGGTATCGTGCAACAAATGGCTCAGTCATCGTTTGAAGAAAAAATCACTCAGGTGGCAGAGATTGCCAGCAGCTCTTCAGCGATGAAATTGTCTTTGTTGCAGTGGCTAACGGACAATCAGCTGTACCTGAGAAAGTCAGATCAACAACCCTTTGTAATTACAGATTTTAAAGCGGGTGCGTCGGCCCATGCGCCCTTTTCGACTGAGGTCGTGCAACTGCAAGGGCGACGCGACAAGCGCCAATACAGCAAAATACGGGTGAATAACTCGGTACGCGCCGCCATTCGTTCCGAGCTGGCGCTGATTCATATACGCATTGGCACTGCGCAACAGCGCAGTAGCGCGGCACAACAGCTATTAAAAGACCATGCCGATATCGCCACCAATAAAATCGCGCAGTTGTTGCAGCAAGAAAAAGACCCGCAGGTGCATGAGGTATTGCAGTTAGTGCTGGCCATGCAGCAACTAGAGAGCAGCGAGCAAGCACAACGACTACAGGCCATCGAGGCATTGCAACGCTCCTTGTATCCGCCGGTCAAAGTCGCCCTACTACAACATTTGAAGGGGCTGGATCCCAGTGATGTCAGACAAACACAAGAATACCAACTAACGCAGAAAACCCTTGCCTCTATCGAGCAACTCAATCGGCTCAACGGTTACGCACAGGACTTGTATTTTGGATTATCGCTTGGGGCGGTATTACTACTCGCAGCGATTGGCCTGGCGATTACCTTTGGCGTGATGGGGGTGATCAATATGGCGCACGGGGAAATGATCATGCTGGGTGCGTACACCACCTATATGGTGCAGCAGCTGTTGCCAGATTCCATTGGTGTATCGCTGATTGTATCCATTCCCGCTGCTTTTTTGGTCAGCGGCCTGGTTGGTGTGGTGATGGAGCGCAGCGTCATTCGCCATTTATACGGTCGACCATTGGAAACGCTTCTGGCGACCTTCGGCATCAGTTTAATCCTGCAGCAAGCCGTGCGCAGCATCTTTGGTCCACTGAATCGTGAGGTGGCGACTCCAGAGTGGATGGCCGGTACCTTTATGTTGAATCCTGGGCTAGAACTGACCTGGAACCGCTTGTACATCATTATCTTCAGCTTGTTGGTGTTGGCCATGCTCGCGCTGATTGTGAAGCGCACGTTATTTGGCCTGCAGATGCGCGCCGTCACCATGAATCGACCAATGGCCAGCTCGATGGGAATAAAAACCGGCTGGGTGGATGCACTCACCTTTGGCTTGGGCTCTGGCATTGCTGGAGTAGCAGGCGTGGCTCTCAGTCAGCTCACTAACGTCGGTCCGAATCTGGGACAAGCTTATATCATCGACTCCTTTATGGTGGTGGTGTTCGGCGGTGTGGGTAACTTATGGGGCACATTAGTGGCAGCGATGTCGCTGGGAGTGGCCAATAAACTGTTTGAACCACTGGCTGGTGCGGTGTTGGCGAAAATACTGGTACTGGTATTTATTATTTTATTTATTCAAAAACGGCCGCGTGGTTTATTCGCGCTGAAAGGCCGAGCGGTAGAGGGTTAATATATGGCGATATCATCGAACTATATGGGCCCGCTAACGCGCCTATTACTGCAAGATAAACAAGGCCGCTGGTTGTTAACCGTCATCGCTGTGTTGGCTGTGGTTGTGCCGTTTTGCAATCTGCTGTTTCCGCCTGAATCGGTTTTACATGTATCAACCTACACCATGACGCTGCTGGGCAAATACTTGTGTTACGCCTTGCTGGCCATTGCGGTGGATTTGATTTGGGGCTATTGCGGCATCTTAAGCTTGGGCCACGGCGCTTTTTTTGCCTTAGGTGGTTACGCCATGGGCATGTATCTGATGCGTCAAATTGGTGATCGTGGCGTGTATGGCAATGCCGAACTGCCGGACTTTATGGTGTTTCTTAACTGGCAAGAACTGCCTTGGTATTGGTTGGGCTTTGATTCTTTTGCCTTTGCCATGCTGATGGTGCTGCTGGTGCCGGGCACATTGGCATTTGTGTTTGGCGCCTTGGCATTTCGCTCACGGGTGAGCGGTGTGTATTTATCCATTATTACCCAAGCGCTGACGTATGCCTTGATGCTGGCGTTTTTTCGCAACGACATGGGGTTTGGCGGCAACAATGGTTTGACCGACTTTAAAGATATTTTGGGCTTCAGTTTGCAGGACGATCATACTCGAGCTGCACTGTTTATTGCTTCTGCCCTGGCGTTGATGCTGGGCTATCTGATCAGCCGCTGGCTGGTCACTTCAAAACTGGGTCGAGTGTTGGTGGCCATCCGCGATAGCGAAACCCGCACGCGTTTTCTGGGCTATCGCGTCGAACACTATAAGCTGTTTGTTTTTGTGGTGTCGGCCATGTTGGCAGGTTTGGCGGGCGCCTTATATGTGCCCCAGGTCGGCATTATTAATCCGGGCGAATTTGCCCCCATTTTCTCCATTGAAATCATTATCTGGGTCGCTGTTGGTGGTCGCGGCAGTCTATACGGCGCCGTCATTGGAGCGCTGCTGGTGAACTATGCCAAAACCTGGTTTACCGGTGCCTTTGCTGAACTGTGGCTGTTCTTATTGGGTGGTTTGTTTGTATTAACCACTTTATACCTGCCGCGTGGCGTGATTGGTTTATGGCAACCGTTGCAGCAGCGCTGGTCAAGTTATCGTCATCGCCGGCAGATACCAGCGGAGTACAATGGCCAGGAGGAGCGCGCATGAGCCTTGCAGTCAAACACATTGAGCAGCCCAGCGTGTTGTACATGGACGGTGTCAGCGTCAGTTTTGACGGTTTTAAAGCTTTAAACTCACTGTCTATGTGCATTGAACCGGGCGAAATGCGCGCCATTATCGGCCCCAATGGCGCCGGAAAAACCACCATGATGGACGTCATTACCGGTAAAACGCGGCCAGATAGCGGCACTATTTTATTCAATGATCAATACGATCTGACGCAGCACGACGAAGCCGAGGTGGCCAATCTGGGAATTGGGCGAAAATTCCAAAAGCCGAGTGTCATTGAAAGCTTGACGGTATTTGAAAATCTGGAGCTGTCGTTACAGGGCGGGCGTTCGGTGTGGCAAGCGCTAACCCACAAGCTCGGTAAACAACAGCATCAGCAGTTAGAAGAAATTCTGACGCTGATTGATTTGCAAGATAAGCAAACCCTGCAGGCTGGCAGTTTGTCGCACGGACAAAAACAATGGTTAGAAATTGGCATGCTGCTCGGGCAAAAACCACAGCTGTTATTAATTGATGAACCGGCTGCTGGCATGACCGACGAAGAAACCATGAAAACCGCTGAGCTGTTCCGCAATTTGGCGCAGCATCATTCGTTAATGGTGGTGGAGCACGATATGGACTTTATTGATGCACTGGACTGTCGTGTCACGGTTTTGCATGAAGGCAGCGTGCTGGCTGAAGGCTCGCTGGCGTCGGTAAAAGCCAACGACAAAGTCATCGAAGTGTACTTGGGGCGCTAAATGTTAAAAGTGAATCATTTAAACGTGGCGTATGGCGCCAGCCAGGCTCTGTACGACGTATCGATGCAGGCGGAGATTGGTAAGGTAACTTGCGTGCTGGGGCGCAACGGTGTGGGGAAAACCACCCTGATGAAAGCTCTGGCCGGGCACTTACAGCCAGTCAATGGTCAGATACGCTGGCGCGATCAACTGCTGGTCGGGCAGTCGGCGGCGCAGCGGGCCAAGGCGGGCATTGCCTACGTACCGCAAGGGCGCGACATATTTGCGCAGCTGACGGTGGAAGAAAATCTGCAAACCGCCTTTTCTGCTTTGCCGCGTGGCCAGCGACGCATCGATCCGGAGGTCTTCGCTTTATTTCCTGTGTTGCAGCAAATGCTCAAACGGCGCGGTGGCGATTTGTCCGGTGGCCAGCAGCAGCAACTGGCCATTGCTCGAGCGTTGCTGCTGCGACCAAAGTTATTGATTTTGGATGAGCCAACCGAGGGCATTCAGCCGTCGATTATCAAAGACATTCAGGCGGTGATTGAATTGCTGCGCGATCGTGGCCAGATGGCCATTGTGTTGGTGGAGCAGTATTTGGAGTTTGCCGCCGAGTTGGCCGACGACTTTATTATTCTCGAACGCGGGCGAGTGGTAGCCGAGGGGCCGGGCCACGAGCTGAAGCAATCCGAGCAAGCCAGAACCCTACTGGCCATTTGAACGTCAGGCATTTGTACTTGGAAGGCGGCACTGCAAGTGTCCAGATGTGTCACAGTTAGTAGCTTTGTCATACAGCGCTGTTTTACTCTGCGAGGTTGGTCGGGTGCAGTCAGCCCGTCTCAGTTGTAATTGCGGAGTTGTTATGAAAAAACTGATGGTTGCTTTATCCGTCGCGGCATTGGCCAGCGGCTGTTCCACTTACGATCCTTACACCGGCGAGCAGGAAACCTCAAAAACCGCCATTGGCGCGGGCATTGGTGCCGGTGTGGGTGTACTGGCTGCGTATCTGGATAACCGCGACGAAAAAGATGTGAAAAAGCGCAACCAGCGCATTCTGGCGTCTGCTGCCGGTGGTGCTGCCATTGGCGGCGGTATCGGCTTTTACATGGATGCCCAAGAAGCCAAGCTGCGCAAACAATTGCGTGGCACCGGTGTACGCGTTGAGCGTGATGGCGATAACGTCAATCTGATCATGCCGGGCAACATTACCTTTGCATCTGGCAGCTCAGCCGTTGCGTCAAGCTTCTATGAAGTGCTGAACTCGGTGGCACTGGTTATCAAAGAATACGATCGCACCCTGGTAGTGGTGGCCGGCCACACCGACAGTGATGGTTCAGAAAGCACCAATCAGCGTTTGTCTGAGCAACGCGCCAGCTCGGTATCGGCGTATTTGAAGAGCCGCGGCATTAAATCGGTGCGCCTGGAAACCGTCGGCTTTGGCGAGCGCTCACCGATTGCCAGCAATGCAACAGCGTCGGGCAAAGAGTTGAACCGCCGCGTTGAAATAACCTTGGTGCCGGTCAGTCAATAACCGCACAGACGAGCAGCCGCAATGGCTGCTCAATTCCTGTTATCAGCCCCTAGCAACGCTTTTATTAACCGCTTGGCCGTGTCTGCAAACGCGCGCGGAGCCGATCGATCGCTGCCACTGGCGTGGGTAATAAAGCCTTCCAGTAGCGCCATGATGGTCTTCGCGATATGAGCGTCGTTGATCGCTTGTGTATCTAGTTCACCTTGTTCTCTGGCGCGCTCTAAAGCGTGGGTAATCGCCTGCTGCAATTGCTGTTGCGAGTCGTTCAGTACGCTCGCCACGACATCATTGCGGGCTGCTTCGGCCAGCACTTCGATTGCCAGCGCCACCTGCTCCGGTTGCTGATACGCGGCCAACACCGGCTCTGGCATATCCACTAAGGCTTGCAGCGGTTTCGGTGCCGTATTCAACCAAGCGGCCAGCTCCAACGTGCTGCGCCTTTCCTCTTCGGCAATGGCCACAATGATGTCGTCTTTAGATTTGAAGTGGCGGTACAGGCCGCCCGGGCTCATCTGGGCGGCATCACAGATTTGCTGCACCGAGGTGCGATGAAAGCCATGTTGCACAAAGCACTGTCCAGCGGCGTGCAGTATTTGTTGGCGGCGCTGTTGTTTGCGTTCTGGATTGATCGGTCGGGCCATGGAGTGGCGTCCTTATCGCGTTCGGGTCTGACAGCAATGCCGTTGACTCACTGTTTTACTTGGCAGCAGTCTAGCCTCTGCCTATTATGAGAGCGATTATTCGCTTTATTAACTCGCAGCAGCTCTTTAACGGACAGCCCAGCCTCATAACCGTGGCTTCTGGGCGCAGACAATCCAGCGGCACTGTGCGCGGCATGCGCAAAAACAGTGACGTAGACGAAGGGCGTGGAGGTGGTATGAAGTTTCCGTGGTGGTGTTTGGGCTTTATCGGCGTGTGGCAACTACCAGTGCTATGGCAGGCTTGGCTGGGAGAGGTCTCCGCTTGGGCCTGGTTGAATCTGCTGTGGTTTGGCTGGTTTTTTAGCCTACCTGCGAGCGTTGCTTGGCCGCGTGCCAGCCATCCGCAAACCGCGCCTGCGACCCAGCGTGGCTGGCACATACAGCAAGGAATTCAGCCGCAACAGCGATTGCCAGCTGCGAAAATCCTTCAGGCTGGGTTGGCGGATAAGTTTGCTGCCATTGTGGGCGCTGGCGATAAAGGCGAGCAGTTGCTGGCAGACATGCTGGTAGCGGATTGTACTCGGCTATTGCTGCAGGATGAGCACATCGTGGCGGTGATGGTGGTGAATCAGGGCGATCAAGAGGCATTTCAAATCCCCTTCGGTGAGATGGTGGCTCGCTTAGGTCTGAAGCGGGCACTGCTGGGTGTGCTGCGTGCTTGGTTGCTGGCCAGTGAATCGCTCGCTGGCGGCTGGCACATTGAAGCCATTGCCGTTGACCCGCGTTATCGCGGTCAGGGCGCGGGCTCGACGTTAATTCAAGCGCTGATGACTGAAGCACAGCAGTGTGATCGTCGAGGGTTAACCTTGGAAGTGGTGGACACCAATCCAGCAGCGCAGGCACTGTATCAGCGACTTGGTTTTCAGCCGCTCAAACGTCATCAGCTGAGCGCTTGGCGAGGGCTGTTGGCGGTGCCGTTTAGCTCAACGCTGTACATGGCGTGTACGCTGTCAGACCCATAACGGCGTTGTTACTCACAGGAGAATAATCTTGGCGCTGACGGATTTGCCGGGCATTGGCCCGAAAGCGGCGCAGCAGCTGCGCGCTGTTGGCATTAATAACGAACACGAGTTACGCGAGCTGGGCGCCATTGCAACCTATGTGCGCCTGCAAAGTTTAACGCCCAAACCCAGCCTGAACTTTTTGTACGCTCTGGTCGGCGCGTTGGAAGGACGCCGCTGGCAAGATGTCGCGCGTAACGACAAGGCGCACCTGCAGCAGTCTTTGCAACAGTTCTACCGTGAGCTGAACCGACCAAGCTAGATCGGCTCGGCCAGCATTTGGGCTCAGTCAGCGGGCTGCTGCGGCGTACTGTTGCTTTCCGATGGCGTCTCGCTGGCTGCTATGTCGCTGTCTGCTGTGTTACTGGCAGGAGCATCGGCCAACGCCGCCAGGCGCTGCTCCAGCTCCGCTAACTTAGCCTGAGTGCGGGCCAGCACTTCACATTGCACATCAAACTCCTCGCGCGTCACCAAGTTCATATTGGTCAGCATGGTTTGCAAGCGTGCTTGCAGCAGTTGCTGCACATCCTCGCCCAGTGAGGCGAAGGGCGTCTGCTGCAACAATTGTTGCAGGCGTTGCGAAATAACTTCAGGGGACATAAACCAGCTCCGATAAATGGCCATCGCATGGTACCACGAGTGATTCTCACCGCCGAAGGCCAGCTTGGTGCGCTGATAAATTCGGCGCTCAACTTTGGTGCGCTGCGCCAGTCGGGTCTGCGCTTTTGTGGTGCAGGTTTGGACGAAATGCGCTTCAAGCGTCCGTCATTCTTATTAGACATTCCGGTTTATGCCTGTAACTCATTGATTGTTCGTATTTTTCAAGAATTGGCATAAGCACTGCAAAAGAACTCGCAAAGAATAATCCGGTGCATCCGGGAACGACGATTTCGCTGTTCATAATGATTGAGGATGAAGAACCATGAAGAAACTGTCTCAAGCCATTGCTCTGACCAGTGCTGTTTCTGCGGCCTTATTGGCGGCGCATTCTGTTCAAGCAGAGGTGGAAGTCTCAGCGTCAGCAGCCATTGCCAACATGTATTTGTGGCGCGGTCAGGACCTGGGCCAAGGCGTTCCTGCCGTATCCGGTGATGTTACCGCCAGCATGGGCGGCCTGTATGGTGGCGTATGGGCCTCCAGTGGTGACAGTGCCTTAGGCCAGGAATACGACCTGTATCTGGGCTATGGCGGTGAGGCCGGTGAGTTCTCTTATGACATCAGTGCTTGGACGTATGTCTACCCAGGTGCGTCTGAAGATGCCGACGACGACGGCAACTACACCCGTACCGATGCACGTGGCACCACCTTTGATGCCTCTGATCTAATTATTTCTGTGGGTTACGGCCCGGTATCCGCGTCTTATTACTACGTGTTGGCGGGCGATGAAAATGCCAGCTACGCCACCTTAGGCGGTGAAATGGGCGCCTTTGCTGCGACGCTGGGTATGCAAATGCACAGCGAGGACGACAGCGCTGAATATACCCACCTGGATTTAAGCTACGCCTACAACGACAACCTGTCGTTTACGCTGAGCAAAATTATTGATCAAGACGCAGATTTGGATAAAGGCGAATCAGGCTTGGATGAAGACACCAAAGTAGTCGTCAGCTATAGCCTGCCTATCGAGTTGTAAAAGGCATACAATAGCCCGTGCCCCCGCATGGGCTATTGATAACAAATAGAGCATTCAACAAAGGAGTTTTCCTATGAAACTCATTACTGCTGTGGTTAAACCGTTCAAATTAGACGACGTGCGCGAAGCGCTGTCTGAGATCGGTGTACAAGGCATCACAGTGACTGAAGTGAAAGGCTTTGGTCGCCAAAAAGGTCATACCGAGCTGTATCGCGGTGCTGAATACGTGGTGGATTTTCTGCCCAAAGTAAAAATCGAAGTGGCGGTCACCGAAGAGCTGACCGACAAAGTCATCGAAGCGGTCACAAAAGCTGCCAACACCGGAAAAATTGGTGACGGCAAAATTTTTGTGAGCACGCTTGAACAAGTGATTCGTATCCGTACCGGTGAGACCGGCGCAGACGCAATCTAAAAAACCAGTTCGGTAACAGTCAATATCAAGCCTGATGCGGGGGGCTTAATATGGAAAACAATATTTATGAACTTCAGTACGCCATGGACACCTTTTATTTTCTGGTGTGTGGCGCCTTAGTGATGTGGATGGCGGCAGGTTTCGCCATGCTGGAAGCGGGTTTGGTCCGCTCTAAAAATACCACTGAAATTCTCACCAAAAACGTCGCCCTGTTTGCGATTGCTTGCACCATGT
This window encodes:
- the urtA gene encoding urea ABC transporter substrate-binding protein encodes the protein MKNIALPRAIKFIALTALASGIQLANAEDTIKVGVLHSLSGTMAISETTLKDTVLMLVEEQNKKGGLLGKKLEPVVVDPASNWPLFAEKTRELLEKEQVDVIFGCWTSVSRKSVLPVIEELNGLMFYPVQYEGEESSRNVFYTGAAPNQQAIPAVDYLMNEVGVKRWVLAGTDYVYPRTTNKILESYLQSKGVKSEDILVNYTPFGHSDWQTIVSDIKGFGSAGKKTAVVSTVNGDANVPFYKELANQGISAEDIPVVAFSVGEEELSGFDTSPLVGHLAAWNYFQSADVEVNYDFIDKWHAYIGDEDRVTNDPMEATYIGFSMWSKAVEKAGSADVDKVRQAMYGMTVPNLTGGMAKMNENHHLSKPVLIGEIQEDGQFDIVWQTDGVVKGDAWTDFLPESKNLIADWTAPINCGNYNVVSKSCGSAVAAE
- a CDS encoding accessory factor UbiK family protein, with translation MSPEVISQRLQQLLQQTPFASLGEDVQQLLQARLQTMLTNMNLVTREEFDVQCEVLARTQAKLAELEQRLAALADAPASNTADSDIAASETPSESNSTPQQPAD
- a CDS encoding OmpA family protein, giving the protein MKKLMVALSVAALASGCSTYDPYTGEQETSKTAIGAGIGAGVGVLAAYLDNRDEKDVKKRNQRILASAAGGAAIGGGIGFYMDAQEAKLRKQLRGTGVRVERDGDNVNLIMPGNITFASGSSAVASSFYEVLNSVALVIKEYDRTLVVVAGHTDSDGSESTNQRLSEQRASSVSAYLKSRGIKSVRLETVGFGERSPIASNATASGKELNRRVEITLVPVSQ
- the urtE gene encoding urea ABC transporter ATP-binding subunit UrtE — translated: MLKVNHLNVAYGASQALYDVSMQAEIGKVTCVLGRNGVGKTTLMKALAGHLQPVNGQIRWRDQLLVGQSAAQRAKAGIAYVPQGRDIFAQLTVEENLQTAFSALPRGQRRIDPEVFALFPVLQQMLKRRGGDLSGGQQQQLAIARALLLRPKLLILDEPTEGIQPSIIKDIQAVIELLRDRGQMAIVLVEQYLEFAAELADDFIILERGRVVAEGPGHELKQSEQARTLLAI
- a CDS encoding TorF family putative porin, yielding MKKLSQAIALTSAVSAALLAAHSVQAEVEVSASAAIANMYLWRGQDLGQGVPAVSGDVTASMGGLYGGVWASSGDSALGQEYDLYLGYGGEAGEFSYDISAWTYVYPGASEDADDDGNYTRTDARGTTFDASDLIISVGYGPVSASYYYVLAGDENASYATLGGEMGAFAATLGMQMHSEDDSAEYTHLDLSYAYNDNLSFTLSKIIDQDADLDKGESGLDEDTKVVVSYSLPIEL
- the urtD gene encoding urea ABC transporter ATP-binding protein UrtD, with product MSLAVKHIEQPSVLYMDGVSVSFDGFKALNSLSMCIEPGEMRAIIGPNGAGKTTMMDVITGKTRPDSGTILFNDQYDLTQHDEAEVANLGIGRKFQKPSVIESLTVFENLELSLQGGRSVWQALTHKLGKQQHQQLEEILTLIDLQDKQTLQAGSLSHGQKQWLEIGMLLGQKPQLLLIDEPAAGMTDEETMKTAELFRNLAQHHSLMVVEHDMDFIDALDCRVTVLHEGSVLAEGSLASVKANDKVIEVYLGR
- a CDS encoding TetR/AcrR family transcriptional regulator: MARPINPERKQQRRQQILHAAGQCFVQHGFHRTSVQQICDAAQMSPGGLYRHFKSKDDIIVAIAEEERRSTLELAAWLNTAPKPLQALVDMPEPVLAAYQQPEQVALAIEVLAEAARNDVVASVLNDSQQQLQQAITHALERAREQGELDTQAINDAHIAKTIMALLEGFITHASGSDRSAPRAFADTAKRLIKALLGADNRN
- a CDS encoding GNAT family N-acetyltransferase, which gives rise to MKFPWWCLGFIGVWQLPVLWQAWLGEVSAWAWLNLLWFGWFFSLPASVAWPRASHPQTAPATQRGWHIQQGIQPQQRLPAAKILQAGLADKFAAIVGAGDKGEQLLADMLVADCTRLLLQDEHIVAVMVVNQGDQEAFQIPFGEMVARLGLKRALLGVLRAWLLASESLAGGWHIEAIAVDPRYRGQGAGSTLIQALMTEAQQCDRRGLTLEVVDTNPAAQALYQRLGFQPLKRHQLSAWRGLLAVPFSSTLYMACTLSDP
- the urtC gene encoding urea ABC transporter permease subunit UrtC, which translates into the protein MAISSNYMGPLTRLLLQDKQGRWLLTVIAVLAVVVPFCNLLFPPESVLHVSTYTMTLLGKYLCYALLAIAVDLIWGYCGILSLGHGAFFALGGYAMGMYLMRQIGDRGVYGNAELPDFMVFLNWQELPWYWLGFDSFAFAMLMVLLVPGTLAFVFGALAFRSRVSGVYLSIITQALTYALMLAFFRNDMGFGGNNGLTDFKDILGFSLQDDHTRAALFIASALALMLGYLISRWLVTSKLGRVLVAIRDSETRTRFLGYRVEHYKLFVFVVSAMLAGLAGALYVPQVGIINPGEFAPIFSIEIIIWVAVGGRGSLYGAVIGALLVNYAKTWFTGAFAELWLFLLGGLFVLTTLYLPRGVIGLWQPLQQRWSSYRHRRQIPAEYNGQEERA
- a CDS encoding TfoX/Sxy family protein, translating into MALTDLPGIGPKAAQQLRAVGINNEHELRELGAIATYVRLQSLTPKPSLNFLYALVGALEGRRWQDVARNDKAHLQQSLQQFYRELNRPS
- the urtB gene encoding urea ABC transporter permease subunit UrtB; translation: MRGVLGFLLCALFFSPALMTSESIASEPPAAAAADDDVALQGIVQQMAQSSFEEKITQVAEIASSSSAMKLSLLQWLTDNQLYLRKSDQQPFVITDFKAGASAHAPFSTEVVQLQGRRDKRQYSKIRVNNSVRAAIRSELALIHIRIGTAQQRSSAAQQLLKDHADIATNKIAQLLQQEKDPQVHEVLQLVLAMQQLESSEQAQRLQAIEALQRSLYPPVKVALLQHLKGLDPSDVRQTQEYQLTQKTLASIEQLNRLNGYAQDLYFGLSLGAVLLLAAIGLAITFGVMGVINMAHGEMIMLGAYTTYMVQQLLPDSIGVSLIVSIPAAFLVSGLVGVVMERSVIRHLYGRPLETLLATFGISLILQQAVRSIFGPLNREVATPEWMAGTFMLNPGLELTWNRLYIIIFSLLVLAMLALIVKRTLFGLQMRAVTMNRPMASSMGIKTGWVDALTFGLGSGIAGVAGVALSQLTNVGPNLGQAYIIDSFMVVVFGGVGNLWGTLVAAMSLGVANKLFEPLAGAVLAKILVLVFIILFIQKRPRGLFALKGRAVEG
- the glnK gene encoding P-II family nitrogen regulator, whose amino-acid sequence is MKLITAVVKPFKLDDVREALSEIGVQGITVTEVKGFGRQKGHTELYRGAEYVVDFLPKVKIEVAVTEELTDKVIEAVTKAANTGKIGDGKIFVSTLEQVIRIRTGETGADAI